Genomic window (Capsicum annuum cultivar UCD-10X-F1 chromosome 10, UCD10Xv1.1, whole genome shotgun sequence):
TAACAGAGGGATAATAATGTataaaatactccctccatctcatttATATTGCATCGTTAGATTTGAGATGatgtttaataaaaataaaaaaattaaaacttgtagtctaaaaaatatttagatatttgTGTGATGATAAATCgtttcattaaggatattttttttttgaatggattaaaaagaaaaggacGTCAAATAAAATGAGACAGAGGAAGTAACATTGCGATCTCTAAACAATTGATAAATTTAGGTATAGTCTTTATGATTTATGACTCGATATGTTAAGTCGAGGGTTTACCATCAACAACCTTTCTGTCTTATAAAGATAAGAGTAATATTTGTGCATGTTCTATCCTCCGCAAAAGTTATTTATTAGATTTTACtgtatatattattgttgttgatatatGACTTCACTCATTTAACcttcaattaattaaaatatagtaCAGTAGTAAAATTGTATATTTGACTACttacatatctatatctataatctatctataatctatatttataatatattaaaagtgtgtaGACCCTTGGGCCTTAGAgaattgatttgaactttttgtccttcattaaaaatctacACTTTAGACAAAgttgtctttttactatttttcttcaattattatatcattatattataatatttaaattaattttttttttataatatatggtaagaaaagtaatttgaactttttgtccttcattaaattAAAAGTCTACACTTTAGACAAAGTTGTCGttttactattttcttcaattattatatcattatattataatatttaaattaaaatttctttaatatatgataaaagaaaaatatcctttgaatttttttccttaaaaaacaTCAAAACCAACAATTACCCTAAAgtttccacaaaaaaaaaagttattttaactttttaaggaaaaaaaaaatagacacgTTTTTATGAAAAGATATTGGAGattagagatttttttttttcattaaaaatcttacatatttttatttgatactataattaattttttcttttcgcaatacaaaaataaaaatcttccacatttagaaaattattgtttGTAGGAAAAAGtattggagaattttttttttctacaataatataataacatccataatgtaaaatttattGGAGGAGATATTCTGATAGTGTTTTTTTATGAGCTCTAAATGTGTCATCTACAATCACataagattaggtttaattgtatggttctaatatttttatttttgtattgttttgttgtagtttttgttatgttcaagtctctgtgggataaATGTTTGGTCGgactttgaaaattttgcattaaggttatgtttgatgatattgttgtagTATTCAAGAATACAGTAGTTTTTATtctgttattatttgttgtttattcAAGTGATAGATAAACGTTTGATCGTGAAAATTTTGCCTTAAGGTTatgtttgatgatattgttgaaaTATTCTTGAATACAGTAGTTTTTgttctattattatttgttgttttttcaagTGATAAATTAATGTTTGATCgggctttgagaatttttcttAAGGTTAGGGTTTAATCACATCATTATCATATctcgattatcgtattattttattgagtttatagtggtagatgaatgtccgGTCAGGCTTTGAGGATTTTTGGTGTTAAGGTTagatttaatcaatttattttgttgtagtttctgatctattactatctgttgtttttgttattatccgTGATGTGATAGTTTACATCATAGAAGACGATCAAGATATTAATACTTCACATATGAGTTGACACGAAGCACACGTGCAAACATACATTTGACTAGTACATATCAAATAAGAGTGTTAATACAAACTTAACATaacacataaattttttaatgGTAGCGATTAATAATTACGAAAAAATTGTGAATATTCACCAACAAAAGGATTAAAAGTGCACGATTCAATTGATTAAGAGGTTAATGTGATTAGTCAGATATTACAAGGAGTAGAACATAATTTACCAATATTGAAGGACTAAATGTGTTATTAATCCAATAAAATATTAAGGGTCATTAAGATGCCCACGTCATACGTAATAATCAAAATTATCAACTCCTAAAAAGGACTAATAATATTGATAATCTAATGATTAAGACATACTAAGAAAAATCAAAGAAGCttacttttactttttgttattgtaactttttaattttatataataatcaaATATAAGTGATGTGAATGTGAGTGGGTGAAAGAGGATGGAATATGACATTGGTCCATTAATTTTGTCTGTTCTAACAAAGTTAGATAACAAGTGTTTACCATGATATTGGAACATATTAAAATGAAAAGgatgttttaaatatatttttttaaattgttttattgtttatttttattatagttgGTGATCTTCATGGTGACTAATGTTTCATGAAAGTAGACATTTGAAATTGATATTTTGTTTATGTTAATGGTATTGTTACATTTTGATATAATGTAGTCAAGTCATTAAAGCCAACAACAACGATATGTGAGGTCGTATGGGTTGTGGCGTAGTGATGAGATTATTTCACTCTTAATTAGTGGTCTTGGGTTCGAATCTGGATATGGAGAAAATTTGTTGGGAGCGCCACCGCTAGAATGAGTCCTACAATGCGCGATCCAAATTAGTCGGGGCTCAAATGTGGGTATCGAACATCGGGTGGAAAACAAAAAATGCGGGTATCAAACATCGagtaaaaaatcagaaaaaaaaaacaacaacaaacgaTTTGTGAGGTTGAGGTATACACAAACTTTACTCATATTTTGTGAGAGGTAAAAGAGATTATTTGCTATCGGCCTTGAATCAAGAAAATCGCTTTCAAAAACGACGAGAAACACTATCGTgaattattatttagtttttgtgaaaaatattaaTTCAAATGGACACTTCGCGAGTACATTCTTACTTATTCACGGGATGAAGGATAAATAAAGAGATCAAGGGGCTTTATGATCGAAGGAAGAGAAGGGTCGTAACTAGTGTGTCACCGGATCAGTGGAGAACCACCACACATCGAGTTGCTCTTCTAGGCGGGCAGCTGCGTGACAACACTATAGAAAAAGCAACACTTTCATGCAACATGCTATGATCTCAACGCCCTTATGAGTTATGAGGTAGTGATGAATTTCGCGTAACATGTTATGGTCTCAACGCTCTTACGAGGTAGTGATTAATTTCACGTTCTAAACTGAGGGATGATGTCATCATGAAAATTAACGTGTAAACTTAAGGGTTAAGAAAATTCTTAATGATATAATTTGTCTGAGTTTTAATTTGAtgacaaataaattaaacaacAAACAAATAGTACTAATTAACCTATTCTAGATAAAGtgcaatttgaattttgaaacagGTAGGATTTTCACCCTTTCATTATCATGTAGGCCATTACTTTGTCTAGTATGTACTTTGTTGATTGAAAAGTgacatttctttttttattaagatGGTCTGGATCACCTAAGCTGCATCTCGATTAATTTTACGGTATATCTACTATCTTTTACTAGCACAAGTACTGAATAATTTTCATCATGACTTAAACAAATAGGTAGAAATCACAACGTTCTTTTGATTTCGCCGGAATTCGAACCTTAGGCCTCATAATTATCAATTACTTTTTGATCACTAGGTCATACCCTTGAGTGCGGAAGTAACATGTTTTATTCACATACTAGAAATGAAGATATTTTGTAATTTGTAACGTATGCACCTAAAAACACCCTTATGACAATAGAGGATTTTATAAACCATCCACTTAGTCAAGCGTCTTTCGGGAACAACCTCTCCACCCCtacgaggtagtggtatggtatgCGTGCACTCTGCCCTCCCCAGATCTCACTTGTGGAATCTCACCTGTATGTTCTTGTATAAATAATCCACTTTTTGTGTaagttgattaagtttgatgaCAAATGGATGATCTAACTATTAATCAAGAGGAAAAGAAGGAAGTTCGAAATAGTATTCACTGATCACTTTTCGTCCGCCTTTTAAAAATAGCCATTGTCATAGAGTTTCAAGTTTCATAATACTGGCTATTTGTGAATTTTAACCAAAGAAAGAACCAGTAACCATGTTGGGCTCTACAAATACAGTGTAATCTCACAATAGGGGTCTAAAGAAAGTAGCGTGTACACGGACCTTACCCTACCTTGAGAAGGTAGAGAGTTTGTTTCCTAAAGACCCTTGGCTCAAAGAAGGGTAAAACATTATGGACTAAAATTGAGAAGAACCCAACCCAACATTCTTCTCATTTCTTGGGCTCACACTAGACCCTTTTTACCAACTTTGATTACTTCAAGCTGAGTCCACATAGTGTTTAACTTATTAAGCAAATAACACATCATACCAAGACAGTAAATTATACCTTGAATTGCACGAAACTGCAATAAGTATCGTGTTTTGCTACAATTGGATAACAAGATATGTTCAACAATGGTGGTGCAGTTGCGTATTGGTTGCTTCTCTGAAACCTGAAGACGTGGATAGAGAAATTACCTCCGAAGTGGTGACTTCTCTGAGTGAAACCCCATCTTCCAACTACTGGGATGTGGTCCTTTTGGTGTTCATACTTCCCAGGCCCCAGCTATGTTGCTCGAATTCTTAATAATGTCAACATGTGCATGTTGCATGCTCCAAACTGTAGTGCATTTCTGGATTGCGGTTAGCAtatttggagagtccgagcaacatggCTTCCTGGCGCCCACTGAAATGCTCAGTTCATGGCGCAAACACTGACTTTAACCTCAGCAATGCATTTGGATAGCTGACCATGATTATAGTCCCTGGCCTTACTCTCTTATCGCAAGTCTCACCAAAAATCTCTGCAAGAACAAGCCCCGTTTACAAATCTGTGGAACCTAACTCTGTCCCTGACGATTATCTCTCTGTTGTATAATCTACTAATTATCTTTGTCACTTCATGGCAATCTCTACAGACCCTAAGGTTCTTCACTATCCTAATCACTGTTGGTGCTTTTGTCTTCAAAAGGCCGAAAGCAATCGCTAACCTTTCACTGTGCTCACAAAGTGCAATCTCCTTCTCCTCGTCGCTCACATTGTGCAGTATAGTAGCAATCCAAGGTTCATGTCCTGTAGAGTATACCCTTTGAGAAATATCCCTTAGGACCTCTTTGATCTCCTCGGCTTCAGGGTGTGACCAATCACCCATCACAAACTCGTGCATAAAACCGTCAACTTCAATGGAACTGCATCCTGGCATAGCCTTAATACCTTTGTCTTTCATCTGTTTCCTCACGTGCCGCATTTCCTCCCAGTCTGATACTGATGCATACAGAGTAGAGAGTAGGATATAGTTCTCTGCATTCCAGGGCTCTAATTCAATGAGATGTTGACCGAGAACTTCACCTTTGTCCAAGATCTTGTTCTTTTTGCACCCAACAAGTAATGTACGCAATATTGCTGGACATGGGGCGAGTGGCATGGCTTCAACAAATGAATAAGCTTCATCAATTAAGTTTGAACGGCATAACAGATCTACCATGCAACCATAGTGTTCTAACGATGGCTCAACCCCAGACTCAATCATACTAGCCCAATACCTTTTCCCTTCAGAAACTAATCCACTATGAGCACAAGCCATAAGAACCCCAACTAGCGTTACATGGTTAGGTTCCACCTGaaagaaaaattccaaaatagATTATAAAGAAACTGCTAACGTTCAAGACATCAAAGTTTCACCATTCAAATGATAGattataatagaaaataaataaaatactactccttccgtttcaatttatttgttttactttccttttcaattcgtttaaaaaagaatgtctcTTTCGTTTTATGACAACTCTTTAGTTCTAACTTTCGCGTGGCAtgtttaagactacaagattaaaGGGAATACTGGTACATCctacatatctttagtttaagactaCGAGATTCAAAagtttactttcttaaacttcgtgcaACCAGACAAACTAATTGAAACGGAGAGAGAACAACTCAATTAATCTGAGTTTTACACAAACATTCAACACCAAAGCTAATAAGAATGAAGTCATGTGTTCCTCAAATGTTATATATGCATAAAGATGAAAACTTTCACACGATTTTGTACAAAAAATTGCTTACCTTAGCTTTGTTCATCCTTGAAAAGGTCACGAGAGCATATTCTGCAAGACCATTTACTGCCAAGCCAACTATCATCGAACTCCATGCCTTAGCATCTTTAAAAGGCATTGCTTCGAATACTTCGATTGCCTTTTCAACGTATCCACACTTCGCATACATATTAAAAAGCGCGGTACTGAGCTCAAGATCATTCTCAATCGATCTCTTATCAATATACGCGTGCAACCACCTCCCCAAATCTAACGCTCCAGACTTAGCACAAGCCGAAATCACACTCACCATAGTCACCTTATCCGGCACCACCCCCGTCTTCTGCATTTCCCTAAACAATCCAAAACACTCATTAACCATCCCCAATCTCGAATACCCACTAATCATCGCACTCCACGCAACCACATTTCTCtcagacatttcatcaaacaccttctCCGCTAACCCAATCTCCTCACATTTACCATACAAATTCAACAACGAAGTCTGAACAAACAAATTCCTCCCATACCCACATTGCACAACATGCTTATGCACCTGTCTCCCTTCACTAAAACCCGTCAAGATCGAAAACGAACACGATTTCAACACAAACACCAACGTAAAACTATTCGGTTTCGGGTAGTTTCTCTTAACCAATTTCTTGAATATCAAAAGTGGTTCATTAGAACTCATTTTCGATTCAAGAAAACCCCTAATGAGTGAATTATACGAATATATATTCGGGTTTTGGATTTGGGTAAGGATTCTTTTGGCATAAGTAATGCTTCCATTAGGTGAAAGGGCAGCAAAACTGAGAAGTTTGGACAGTACAAAGGAGATTTTTGGAGGTGGAAGGGACAAATGAGCGATTATATGGCCATGGATTTGTTGGAGAATTTTCAAATTTGGACATTTTTGAACCAGTGAAAGGAGTTTTTGTTCTACTTCTTCCAGTGTGATGAACTTTGATATCTTTAATTTGAGTGACACTATTTTGGAGGCTAATCAAGAATTTGAAATTAGAGGGAGAATTTACCTTATATTACTCCGTGTCTCATATTAGTTGTCCATGATCATTCCATACATTATCATCTATGTTAGAATTAAGCATTCAGTATCAATGAATTATGACCAACGTCGCTGCGACATACTTCAACTTCACACGAATTTTATTatctgaactcaattttaacttatttttatcaCTCTTTTGTTCTGGCATGacatctttattacataaaaataaagtcCACATCTCACATTAGCTAAAAAGGTGTCATATcagataaaaaaattgataaaaatacgctGAAATTTATTTCAATGGGGTAATAGAAaccccgtgaagttggagtgtgtcgtagcaaatttgatcatagttcgggtactagatgctttattCTCTAGtatattaaaattagttattCAGCTTTATTTGttcaatatgaaaaattagaagataatttatcattttgtatttattttagtccTTGTTATTAATTACGAAAATTAGTTATCCAGTTTTACTTGCGCAATgtgaaaaattcaaaagataatttattattttgtgtttatttaaattaattaaatctttgTTAGTAATTACGATTTATTTTTTCGTCAACATTTAGATGACGTATAATTAATTCATCAcctatgtatttattattttaaaatgatgTGTCGAGTTaaatatgaacaaataaaaatagacgACCGAGGGAGTACGAACTTAGGAGCCAAGTCcctcttttgatttttattttttttcctttttagcatATCCACTATTGGCATAGCATAGTTATAAGAATTTTAAGTTATATGTTAATGCAATCAAGCTAGttagtttaaaattttataataggCATTAATTGATAATTTTATTAGTGTATAATTGCTTTACCATTACATTTCAAGCTACATTGATGTTACATACATAAATCTACATCAATTTACATAGGTTTCAATGTTGAGCTAGTGCAATAAAACTCTAGTGGTGAGGTGGCATATTCCACCTCATCAAATGTTAAGTTATGGTGGACAATCATTAAAATGAGGGTATATTCGCATAATACTTTGTTATCGACATAGATAtatttgattctaaaatataacGAAGGATaaatttaatcaattaattaaagtAGATgaatatttttgatccttttttccttaaatatatATACCTAAGGCAGCAACAATAGTTTGAAAAAGTGCCCTCGAAATAACTTGTatgtcaaaactcaaaattagggTCTCCAAAGTGGGCTTTTATCTTGAGGCTCACCTCTTGCAGGTGGTTTAAGAGTAAGACTGATAAAGCATTTGTTTTgaactttaaaaaaatttgaggtgtcaaaaaattttaataataaattttatgaatttaatgtcgcttaaaataatactgaagattataaaagatgaaaaggtataaaatttaaattttcaaaagaggaaagaaaaactCATTACTACATTCtatcataaatattttagaactttgattaaataattcaaattttcatattaataaataaaatgtgTACAATAAAATCCTAAGTAATGCATTGCAAACAAGTGACAAATATCTTATTAACTAGAATTCAtccttatttttataaataataatattattgtaTGAAGTTAAATACATTGCaaacaaatgaataatattttgATAACTAGAATACATCCttacttttatatataataatattactatatGAATTAAATGTTTAATGTAATGTTATATTAAAAgcaaaaaagatagaaaaaaataattttaaattattatcatttttatgagTGTACATATATTTATGAACTCTTATTCGAATTTGACTTcaaactattaaatattattaagagCCTTTTACTGCTCTGGTAAAGTTGTATAGACTGCTTTGATAAAGTTGTATAGATGTGACAAACAACATAGTGAGTTATGTAATAACAAAGTATCAAACACTTAACTTTTTTTTACATGTCTTTCTACAATGGATGAACGTACGCAGAATAGTTATGGGATGGTCTGAAGAGCATCACTGGGCCGACtgattttgaaaaggaaaaacaTCATACTAAAACTATATAAAATGTCGTTGGTCGCTACTATATACTATACATGAAAAGACAACAGTACATGAGTTTTTCAACAGAAAAGTCAAGTCGATGAAATAATCACAAAATAGATTATCCAGAAAGTCTACTTCCGAACACATTTAAAGCCAAAAGAATCAGACATTATTGCAAGAACATAATTATTATCGGCATCAAGACTGACTGCCTAGTAGCTAGTACAAGAAAGTTTGAGGTCTGCAGTTCACAAGTCTtgtgttttcttaaaaaaaaaaaaaagttgtaaactgtttcaaaaaaaaagtttaatagAATTTGCCTATTTGGTTTAAATGGGCTAAAACCATTTGTCAGTCAAATTGTACAAGGTCTGGATCAAGTCTTAATTaaagtattcaatttttaaaaattatttataatctaGCAGGTTTTGACTACTTTAAAGTAAATCCACTATTGTTGCTACCTTTTTTTCTTGACAATTTAAAGTTGGGCTACATCAAAACCTAACTTCATATTCAAAGATTTGAAGTTTTGAGAATCGAAATTTGGAATAATGAGATAAAGGACAAATGAAATAAGGATAgtgttaagaaaataaattttaaatataactcAATTATAAAAGATAGCTCAAGATATTAAAATCGACCAAGACGACATATAGAGACCACTAATATATACTCTTTCAACTacgggtgtcaaacgggccggtttTAATCGGCCCGAACCGGTCCAAACCGGCCCACTAAAGGAAATCGGAGCGGTTTGACCTGACTcggtaagcccaagggctttaagGGCCCGGGTCCCGATCAGGTTGGGTTTTGAATTTGGGCGCGGTTAACCCGGACCGGACTCAACCCGATTAGGGCCCGCCAATTAACTGGCTCGGCCCGGAGAAGCccattcaatttatttatttttttaagattttggaaaattgggccaaactagcctttggcccaacggctatataacggctagtttgggcccaaatataaaaaaaaaagtttttttttatttaaaatcattttttaattccaaaaaaatttctataaataccctacactttcaaatcattttcacacaatttttcatcctctcaagtctcaaatctcattctctctcaaatcacatttctcaattctcaaatattctatatatttaatttctaaa
Coding sequences:
- the LOC107843829 gene encoding pentatricopeptide repeat-containing protein At1g59720, chloroplastic/mitochondrial produces the protein MSSNEPLLIFKKLVKRNYPKPNSFTLVFVLKSCSFSILTGFSEGRQVHKHVVQCGYGRNLFVQTSLLNLYGKCEEIGLAEKVFDEMSERNVVAWSAMISGYSRLGMVNECFGLFREMQKTGVVPDKVTMVSVISACAKSGALDLGRWLHAYIDKRSIENDLELSTALFNMYAKCGYVEKAIEVFEAMPFKDAKAWSSMIVGLAVNGLAEYALVTFSRMNKAKVEPNHVTLVGVLMACAHSGLVSEGKRYWASMIESGVEPSLEHYGCMVDLLCRSNLIDEAYSFVEAMPLAPCPAILRTLLVGCKKNKILDKGEVLGQHLIELEPWNAENYILLSTLYASVSDWEEMRHVRKQMKDKGIKAMPGCSSIEVDGFMHEFVMGDWSHPEAEEIKEVLRDISQRVYSTGHEPWIATILHNVSDEEKEIALCEHSERLAIAFGLLKTKAPTVIRIVKNLRVCRDCHEVTKIISRLYNREIIVRDRVRFHRFVNGACSCRDFW